TTCACAACATCAAAAGGTCCTATAAAGCATGGGCTGCCAGCAAAATTGCCAATTCATGCTGGATAGAAGGTAAAATATTGATTCTTACTTTTAGTGAAAGTCGCAGATGTGTTCAAATTAATCTTTCCACATATCTGCAAACTCATCAGGCTCCAGAGGATTAGCCATCTCGTGCATTTTCCGCCTTGTCTTTGCTTTGACCTTCTTTGCAAACTTTCcagccttcttcctcttctccaaAGCTCGAATCTACAAGAACCGGCATAAGTTGATAACCACAGCCAATGATGACAGTTATTTTCAGTAGAACACTATAGACACTAGACATGTGCATGGAGAACATTGTGGTCAGTACCTGATTTGGAGACACGTAGAATGGATTCTCGTATAAAGTTGGGCCTCCAAAACTGCCTCCAAATATTTTAATTGGGTTCAAGCAGAACCGCGGACCAACCTAATCAAGTAGTTTACAGACACAAGTTAGAGAAATTTTAGAAGTTgacaaatcaaaatataaatcaaTTAGAAAACTTTCATACCTCAACCAATGTCATTTTATCAAGGCCTCCTCGAGGTAATTTGTCTGACTCATTATGAGGAACAGAGATCTGCATGGGAATAAGAGTGTGGTTTAACATGTAATGTTTCTCAGTAAGCACTAGTAACAACACGAAGCAGAGAATGATCAAACAGCATGCAAATAATCAAATGTATGAACCGCCAGTGCATTAGAGCAGGTAGTGTCATGGTGTTCAGGACATGTATATCTCACTATATAACAGTAAGTACTTGATCTCACCCATTGCCAGTGTTAGGAGTTTTACACTATATAAGGTTTTTCCTGCAATAGTGCAATCTTAAAAATGGGATGGAGTTTTTGATCCATTGTTAGTTTAAAAGGCTTAACATAAGAGACTTCTCAGCCATCATTCTCTAGGTCTTCAAAGCTGTGTGCTAAAGCTTATTAAATTTTTCATATGCTTAAGTATATTTGTTAGGGAATCTATGGCTAACCCTCCAAATTGGAAAATATAGAACAACTTCCCTTCTGTCAATAAGCTAAAGCTACCCAAAACAATCAACATATTACATAATTATAATCAATACGGGTACAATTTGTGTTCTAGAATTAGGTTGGAATGGTTATCCAGAACAAAAGAGCAGCAGTCTTTAAACTCTTAAAGAGGGAAGTGCCCAAGGAAGGGTTGGGCGGTTCTAATAATGCAAATTTGAAAAAGGTGCATAGGCCAATAATTTAGATCTTGTGCAACTAAAAACACGAACCTGGTAATTCCGGAACCATATATGGTCATCAACTATTGAGAAAACAAAAACGTGATCATGGAAAGGCTTAGACTTTCTATGGTCCTTTGGTGTTTCAAATATCTGAATGAAAGAAAGTGCATGTCAGCAATAATCAAAATTATGTATAGCTTTATTAATTAATCACGCAGAAACACAAATACACACTCACACAACCCACTGGCCATGCTCAACACAGTACTCAGGCACAAATATCAAAATCAGAGAAAATTCTAGATAGGAATAATAAGGGTGTGGTCCAAAACACGCTCAATTTAAACTAAGCAAGATGTGCATACATTAATAGAATTTTTCTGGTCAATGATAATAAATCAAGATTATACCTTTAAGCAGATATATGAGAACTGTAGGTCTGTAGGATAAGATTACAAATAAAGTGATCATAAAAACAACTCTCTCATACTGCAATGTCAAGAAGAATTATGGAACAAACCTTTTACTCTTGAATCTCAAACAATTCTCATTTACAATAGAAATTTATACGGCACCCACAAAGCATTATAGAACTAGCCTTTACTCTTAGATCTAAAATGGTACATATAAATACAAGAGTAATCAACATGTCGATAGAAATTTCCTAATCTTGCTTTCAGATCAAACTAATTAGACAAGAAAGAAACACTGCTCATATGGAAGGAGAAAAGCAATTACCTGTAACAACATCTCCTTCAACAGTTTCCAATGTGCatctttttcaaaatttgttgaaaACGTCAAAAGTGGGCGGGAAGCTTTTAGATGATTTCCAGTTAGCTTCAATTCCTCCATTGTGTGAACTGGAAAGCAGTGGGGGTAAAGAGAGATCAGTAAACTGGCCTCAATAAAAAGTTCAACAGGGAGAAAAGgggggagagagaaagaaacaaTCATATAATTAAACAAGCATGAAGAACAAAGAATACAGAGCCCAGAACATTACATTATCATAACAAGCAAAATCATTAAAAGTAACCTTGTAATAATAATCAGATGAGAATATTACCAGCACTAACTAAAAACTTTACGGACGGACCATTAGGGCACTTTGACATCCAGAGAAAAAGATCTTTAGCCTTCCTGCACTGAAATTCATATATAGAAAAAGGGAGGAGAAGACAATTATCAGAATGACATAAGTTGAAAAGACTTAAAAGACTCGAGCAAATGTATAGAGGATTGCAAACTCAAGAGTTTGAGTGAAAAATATCCCCTCAATTGGATAGTTCAAATTAAATTAACTacatgtttttgaaaaaaagagaGGATACAGGCATGACATGCTTTAGAAATTAATATGGACAAAACATAAAtccataaaatatataaaaaaaatgcttAACCCAATCAGAAAAGGAAGAGATCATATGGATTTGAAAGGAACCAACAATAACATATCAATTTGTGCAGAAAAGCTAATAAcacaaagataaaatataaaacaaaatcagaTGATTAAAGAATTCTTACACCATAAACAGGCAGAAAAGCTAATAGCACAAACATAACAAATAGATGGCAGTGGAAAAACCTAGTAACATATAAAAAGAATACCTCGAAAAATAGACAAGAGGAACAGTTTTTGAGCTCAACAAGCTCGTTCAGGGTGGCCCCTTTAGTTTCCTTGGATTCAACCTTGTTATCCTTCTTGCAATGAGGTAGAAGTGAGACCACATTCAACATCAGATGCCGATACCTGTAAACTCATGAGAAACACACCACCCTATCAACACCATATCCAAAAACAAACCCACAACACAAAGTAAAAGTTTCATTGAGCTTAATTTAACAACACAAACACACCATCATAACTTTTCTGAACATAAAACTAACCAATCCAAAATCCAAACCCTGTAACTACAATAAGATATATAGGTTTGTGATTTATACCTGTAAATAATGCGCCTAGAGCAAGTGACCAACACTTTCTCTTTATTCCTAAACACAGGTGAATGACCATTCTCGTTAACCTCATCATCTTGATTGACAACATTCTTATCCTTCCATCCCAAAAGGGTTCTAGCTGGTCTCTCTGGAGCAACATCATCCTTTTTGGGCGGTACCACAGCTTGAGCAGCTTCACTGCGCTTTCTCTTCTTGGCCATGTTTAGCTTAAAACCTGCAATACCCATCAACCAAAATCACAAAAAGAATATATTTTTGGCACTAACATACTTGGTCTCTTCAACTCACAGAACAATCACACTGTCCTCACAAACGCACACAGAGTGCGCCAAAGGTGGCAGAAGAACAGTACAAGCATGCAGAAGaacaaagaaaggaaagaagagAGGAAGGAGAGAAGAAGGGTACCTGGGTTTACGCAAAGGAAGGAGATGAAGGAGGAGAGGTTTCGCCGGCGGTGGCGGCGTTGGGTTTGCGATGAATGAGGGTTTTGTGATttttgaaggagaaggagaatgTAAGGTGAAATTGGATCTTATATATGGGCTAGTTTAGGCCCAAGTAAATTGGGCTGTGctgagagaagaaaaaaaatatggttTTCATTGATATGAGCTTAAAATAGTTGTGGATCTATTGACAAACACAAACATAGTAAGGCAGTTTTTATTttaccaaaaaataataattagtaaGGTGTTTTTTTTAGTGTCAAAGATATGTAAGATTGAGGCATAAGCTAAGTCAAACGGTACTTACAAATTAATAGTATCAAGCCTTAGAGAGAGCACTTGCAGCCTATCACCACTGACAAGCTATAGCATTCTCTGATGCAATTGAAATGTTgtcgacccaaactcaaacagGAACAAGAAATCTAACATAACCATGACTAGAAAACAAGCTTTATCTACATTAAGTTCTTGATCTTCCAatcttaaaaagaaaaatgatttttatactttttttgtCGTTTCTTCTAATTTCCAAGCCTAGCCAGCTCTGCCGAAACTGCAAAAGTTCATCTGCGACAAAACCATCATCAACAATGGTGTGCACATGATGCACCATCAAAACACGAACTTATAAGAAAGAAGGGAAGTCATGTTGGAGTAAGAAGGAGTGCACAACAGCACAAGACCGAGGAGAATGGGGGTGGTCGATGGCAGTTTCGGGTGGGGGATGACGATCACAGATGGTGGTGTGGAGGCCGAAGGTCGATCTGCAAGTTGGCTTATAACTGGTGGCATGGTTGATGACGGCAAGATGCAGTGGTGGCCGCAGATCTAGTTATgagagaagaaaagagaaaacgGTGGATGATGGAGGCTAAACGACAAAGGGAGGATGGTTGTGCTGGTGGCCAAAAGAAAGGAGAAAGTAAAAACAATCAAACTTATTTGGGTAATAAACCACCTAATGTGGAAGAAACTAACTTGATGTGGACGAAGCACATAAAGAAGTAGGAGGATGACCTTCCTAGTGGAGAAGGAGAACCCCCTAGAGGGTGATAGCACAACCTGTTTTGTGAAACCCTAGTAAAGGCATCCTTAAGTTTGTTGCTTATGTTCTTTAGTTTATAGCTCTATAGTAAGGGAACTATTGTATTCCTTGTTTAATTGATGACTCTTGGATGGaggttttgtatttttttttagtatttaaGTTTTGTTTAACAACTTGAATGAGATTTTTTTAATGGTACTTAGATTAATGCTAAAACGGTTGTCCGGTGACACTAATTACATTAGTGAGACTAATATTCAAAGAGTGAAAAAATTCAATCAGATAAAAAATTTAGAGCAAAGCATACATGCACACTCATACTAACACAAGTAGCTAATATATTAGCAACCAATCAAAGCCTCTAAATTCCCAGGCTCAACACTGAATCAAGCTAATTATAACTATTTGAGAAAAACTTCAATCCTTTTTAACTAGAATCTCCATCTATATCACCTCATATGGATATGCCAGAGTTGCAATTTGCTTAGCCTTCATGGAAGCTTAGGTTAAGGCTTCAGCAACACCGAGAGGAACCAAGCTCAACACAGAGACCATGAAAACAAGGCAACTTCATAACATAGCCACCAACAAATAGAAAGAATAGAGAGAAAGGATGGAGATGGCAGTGGCGAAGAAGGTTGTGGCCAAGCCGAAGGCGACATCACCTTGTGGAGTGGAGGAAACCAATGGTGGCTACAAAAAGGGTGGAACCAGACTAAAAGGGGAATATAAGCTCACTTATTGGGTAGCAAATCCACCAAATATAGAAGAGAACCTATTTATTGTGAGAGAAATACCTACCTAAAAGAAGGAGAAACCTCCACGAAGGAGGGGAACCCCAAAAGGGGGTGCATGTCGATTCTCTCTCTTGTTTTCCAACCCTGGAAAAGAAAACTGTAAAAGATGAtaacattttttgttttaatttgctCCTCTTATTGCATAGTAGTATGCCTCTAGACGACCGTTTGGATTCTAATCTAAGTAGctagaacaaaaaaaaagaattagtgGAGTCATAATAAAAGCCTTGTGAGCGTCATTTTCCCTCCCTTCGATAGGGAATCTTCCCCTTCCTCATGGGAGGTTTTCTACCCACTTTAGGTGTGTTATCTTCTTTTTTTGGtgaaagttttctttcatctttgaagtaggattttcttctttttatctttCATCTCCTATTTCTTTCAACTCTAGTCACCCCAATCTACCTCTCTCTCATCTCTGatgaattttcttttaatttcttttcttcaatCTTTGTAAACTCTCCCACTTCTCTTTTCCTTAACCTCTCCATCAGACTTAATTTGACTCCAATCTACCACTACAAAGCATTGGTTTGGTGTAGAGGTATTTTAGGTGGGTCAACATGCAAATCATATTGTTTTAGAAGGGTCAACCTGCCACATTTTGAGTGTAATTACTcatcatttatatattttttattttatttttgacatGCCAACCTACAAATATGTTGTAAAATAGGGTGGGGCGCCTTACCCAACTCACTTCTCAAATTTGGGGTGGGACGAGTTGGGTCATTTTACACGAGTTGTTGATGGGACATGCTTGATTCACACGTTTTGCCACCCCAACCAATATTGCATTCCCATAGAATTTCCTCAAAAGCTATAAGAAAAAAGTTTTAATTGGTACATACTCATTGTGTCACAACACCATATTAGCCTATCTTTTTTACACAAGTATAGCTTCATCActtttattttacttaaaacttttaaatttttattttgtactGAAAAGTTCACAAATTGAAAAACTTAATCATCATATACACTTCTTTCCTTAATCTCTCtaatcaaaatattaaattttaattaaaaataaaaaaaatcccaaGATTTTATCCTATTTAAACCATAGTCTCATATCTTATCAAATCCTTAAAAATGTTTTTGAATCATAAACCCATAATATTGACAAAAGAACTATATTCgcttaatatttaattataatgaACTTAATTATCTCGGAAAAACAAAGTGAAACTAGTCCAAACTAGGATCGAAGGACCAAAGTGCAGTTAAGTTGAATCTATTTGAATCAGTAAGATGCCATAAATGACTTTACTTTAGGGCTTACCttgaaatatattaattattggATTATAAGagattttgagcttattttattttatagtaTAAGCGCTTAAGAAAATGTTTAGAATAACTTATGCAAATAGTTTATGACCAACCTATTAGCTTATGCGATAAACGCTTATATTGCTTAAATAAGTTGTTTTTCCAAACACCCCTAACTACGTTGCTTGGTTTTAAAAGTAAAACAAACCCGGCCTGGATGCTTGTATGTCATGGAAGGAAATTTTAtttctaagaaaaaaaattgtttgggGAATCAATTTTGTGAGTGCATGTACTTGTCTGAAGCTCATCTCATCTGAAAGCCAGTGAACTTTGAGCCACAACCTCCACGAGTTCTTCTACATTATCACATGCCTTCAATAAAAGTGGAAAAGTGCAGCTACTTTAGGACCACTATGTGACTTGAGTAAAATTATTTGATGTAAGAAACTTAAAAAGACAACTTCACTAAGATATAGCACAAGCTTATATTTCTCTGGTAATTGTTTAATTACAATATTGGCAGAGACATTATCTTTGCAAACATCTCACAAACTTCTGTTCACCCTTGATGAGTTCTTTTTTAAATCGATGAGGATTTTgatgttaaaataaaaatttctatGTGTTTGACTTCATAACGAAGAAGATTTGCACAATTTTCAACATGAAAAGCATGCTCAAAGTCACAAGGCAAGAGCATAATTTACATTTTCTGAAGGAAAAAGAGATATGTCTGTTATTGATGAGTTCATTGCTGATGTCTGGATTTATCAGAAGATGAGTGAACTTTTATGCAACTTCTAATATACAGAGTTCAACAAGTTAAGAATGTTCCACTCACCGTTTTTACTTTATCTTTGTATTGCAGTCATGAAATGTGGCAAAGAATGTGGACTACTATCACTAGTTACGTGTATCAATAGCAATCCAGATTTTGATTATTCCAAATTCCAATATTTATGATCAACCAATGACAAcctgaaaaaaaattgagaagcaTCAGCTTGATTCAGCATATCTGATAGCAAGATCATATGGTCATGAATGTCTCTCCCATTGATTCATTTAGATACCactattctttctttttttaccTTTTGTCCTATATTCACTTCCACGATGGCAAAAAGTGCAAGAGAACTTTTCTATAGCACTCCAAGTCAACAATATGAAATTCCACTTTGGAAGGGGACAAAACATTACATTCTCACTATGTGGTGGAGAGTAAATTTGATTCCTCTATAGCTCACATCATATTGAGCCATGGTTTAATTTCAACCGTAAAAGTTTTCTTAATTTGTTTCTTTAATTTCTTCTCCTTTGTCCCAATCCAATAAtctatcataattt
This is a stretch of genomic DNA from Lotus japonicus ecotype B-129 chromosome 1, LjGifu_v1.2. It encodes these proteins:
- the LOC130728704 gene encoding ribosome biogenesis protein BRX1 homolog 1-like is translated as MAKKRKRSEAAQAVVPPKKDDVAPERPARTLLGWKDKNVVNQDDEVNENGHSPVFRNKEKVLVTCSRRIIYRYRHLMLNVVSLLPHCKKDNKVESKETKGATLNELVELKNCSSCLFFECRKAKDLFLWMSKCPNGPSVKFLVSAVHTMEELKLTGNHLKASRPLLTFSTNFEKDAHWKLLKEMLLQIFETPKDHRKSKPFHDHVFVFSIVDDHIWFRNYQISVPHNESDKLPRGGLDKMTLVEVGPRFCLNPIKIFGGSFGGPTLYENPFYVSPNQIRALEKRKKAGKFAKKVKAKTRRKMHEMANPLEPDEFADMWKD